The nucleotide window TTCTGCGCGAGGCCCCGCCCTGATAGGTTTGCAGGGAGGTGAAGGCGGAGACGAAGGTTTGGAAATCCTGGAGGGCCTCGAAACCGAAGCCGCGGAAAAGCAACGCTCCATGCTGCAACCGCAGCTGGCGAAGCCGGGCGGCCTCCTTGCCCACCCACGCGGTGAGGGATCCGGGCTTGTCGCCGGTATCTCCATCCGGAGTGATCAACAGGGGCAGCGAGTGCTCGCGCGTTGCGGGCACAGGCAGGGAGGCGGCGACGGTATCCATCATGACGATTCGTGCATCGGTCAGGAAGCGGACGCGCCAAGAAAATTGGCGATCCGCTGTGGGCTGTCGAGATTCTCCAGGTTGATCTCGCCCGGCTTGATACGGCGGCCGGATGTCTTTTCGAGCACCGAAATCAGTTCCACCAGATGGAAGGAATCCAGAAGCCCGCTGGAGAACATGGGGGTGTCATCCGCGAGCTCCGCCGGATCGAGTCCGAACTGATCCGCGATGAGGGTGCGGACGGTTTCCGTGCCAAGGGTGGGGGTGGACATGACGGAAGTTAGACTGGAAGATAGGAGTCCGGAACAAGGCAAAAAGGCCTCCCCGCAGGCTTCGTGGAATCATTCCGATCTTGCTTCCACTTCCAGCAGCCAGCGGAGGATTTGCGTGCGGTCCAGTTTGCCATTGGTGTTCAAGGGCATCTTGCCGGGCCAGAGATGGATGGCGTGCGGTTGCTGGTGGCTGGAGAGCGTCCGGCGCAGGGTCGGGCGGATGAGGGAAAAGATTTCATGCCGGGCGGATTCGGTTTCCACTGCGGCGATGATCCGTTGCCCCAATACCTCGTCGGGAACGCCGCCGACCACGGCGTGAACCACTCCGGATATCCCATGCAGCGCATCCTCGATCAAGGTGGCGCTGGTGCGGTAGCCGCCGGTTTTGATGAGTTCATCCTCCCTGCCTTCAAACCAAAGATAGCCCTCGGCATCCCGCCTGACGCGGTCGCCGCTGTAGTGGACCGGGCTGTTTCCGAGGAACGCTTCATGACCGGGGCGGACGTTGAAGACCTCGCGTGTCAGCTCCGGCTGCCGCCAGTAACCCTGCGTGACACAGTCGCCCAGATGCACCAGTTCGCCGGGTTCATCGGTGCCGGCCGGGGTTCCGTCGGCACGTAGGATCTCGATGCGGACGCCGGGGCAGGGTTTGCCGAGAGAGCCCTTCAACCGCTCGAATTCTCCCGCGGGAAGGACCGTGGTGCGGAAGGCTTCGGTCAGGCCATAGGTCATCCACACTTCGGCGTTCGGGAAAACTTTTGGAAACAGATCGAGGATGCGGCGCGGCAATGCCCCACCGGAGGTGGTCACGTAGCGGAGACCGGGCAGGGTTTCCCGGCGGGAATCGAGGTAGTCGACGAGGGCGATCCAGGTCGGAGGGAGTGCCGCCAGTCCGGTGACGCCCGCCGCATGAATGGTCTTCGACAATTCCGAGGCCATCGCGATCGCCGGTGGAAGCACGATGCCGGCTCCCGCACGGCGGGCCATCTGCCATTGGAGCAGGCCCCACGGGGAATTCAATGGCATCAGGGACAGCAGCCGATCGTGCGAGGTGTGCCGTAGATAAGATTCGATGCGTCCAACGGCACCCGCGAGATTTTCGTGGGTGACCATCACGCCTTTCGGTCTGCCGGTGGAACCGGAAGTATAGCACAGCGCCGCGAGACCGTTTGGAGAATGATGGTCCGTGGCTTTTGGTGCGTGTGCGGAAGCCAGCGCCGGCCATTCGATCCATGGTCCATCGCCGAGGCGTTTCCGATCGCCATTCCGGCAGACCGCCAGAACAGGTCCGGCGTCCCGGACCAAGCCTTCAATTTGGTCCGGAGCGGTGTGGCGGGGGACGCTCACCCACACCGCGCCGAGTTCGTGGACTGCCTGGCAGAGGGCAGCTTCTTCCCATCCG belongs to Luteolibacter ambystomatis and includes:
- a CDS encoding acyl carrier protein: MSTPTLGTETVRTLIADQFGLDPAELADDTPMFSSGLLDSFHLVELISVLEKTSGRRIKPGEINLENLDSPQRIANFLGASAS
- a CDS encoding AMP-binding protein, with translation MSDTFHVISPAGGHLFTTEEWRDRVSALTQALRERNVVPGEHVLAWLPRGWEEAALCQAVHELGAVWVSVPRHTAPDQIEGLVRDAGPVLAVCRNGDRKRLGDGPWIEWPALASAHAPKATDHHSPNGLAALCYTSGSTGRPKGVMVTHENLAGAVGRIESYLRHTSHDRLLSLMPLNSPWGLLQWQMARRAGAGIVLPPAIAMASELSKTIHAAGVTGLAALPPTWIALVDYLDSRRETLPGLRYVTTSGGALPRRILDLFPKVFPNAEVWMTYGLTEAFRTTVLPAGEFERLKGSLGKPCPGVRIEILRADGTPAGTDEPGELVHLGDCVTQGYWRQPELTREVFNVRPGHEAFLGNSPVHYSGDRVRRDAEGYLWFEGREDELIKTGGYRTSATLIEDALHGISGVVHAVVGGVPDEVLGQRIIAAVETESARHEIFSLIRPTLRRTLSSHQQPHAIHLWPGKMPLNTNGKLDRTQILRWLLEVEARSE